ACCGCCGAAGCCGCCGGGACCGCCGAAGCCGCCGGGACCACCAAGGCCGCCGGGACCGCCGAAGCCGCCGGGACCGCCGAAGCCGCCGGGACCACCAAGGCCGCCGGGACCGCCGAAGCCGCCGGGACCGCCGGGACCACCAAGGCCACCGGGTCCGCCGAAGCCGCCGGGGCATAGATAAATTAAAATTAATTTATCGGAAGATACATTTTGTAGAATAATGTCATATTATAAATAAATGTAATTAAATACTTAATATTTAAGGTAAGTCAAACCTAATTTTTAAGTTTAATACTAAATCAGAAATAGTGTAAAAACTGTTTTTGATTTTTTGTTTTATAATAATTTTTATTATTAAAGAAGTAAATACTAACTTAAGTAATTTAAAGTGACTGAAAAGGAGAATTCAATGTCAACTTTTAATCGCTTAAGTCAAATATTTAGAACTGCGGATATAATTCCTTTTGATGATTCATCTAAGATTGTTTTAATAAGTGATTGCCATAGAGGTGACGGAAGCTGGGTCGATGATTTCGGTCATAATAAAAACATCTATTATTCTGCAATTAAATATTATTATAATGAGGGGTTTACCTATATTGATCTCGGTGATAGTGACGAACTCTGGAAAAATAAAAAGTTTTCAGATATAAGCAACATCTATAATGATGTTTTTGAACTGCTTCACAAGTTTTATGCCGCAGGCAGATATTACATGATTTATGGAAATCATGATATGATAAAAAGAGATCAACATTTCGTTGAGCAGAATCTATATAGATATTATAATAGTGAACACGATACATTTGAGCCGTTATTTGAGAATATAAAAGTTCATGAAGGCTTAATTTTAAAACATCTTGAAACCAATATAAAGATTTTACTAATACATGGTCATCAGGGAGATCTGCTTGATGATGTATTTTGGTGGTTTGGAAGATTTCTCGTAAGATATATGTGGAGAAGGCTCGAGTTCTTTGGCTTAAAGGACCCGACAAGTGCGGCAAAGAACTATGCCAAGAAAAGAAAGGTTGAACGAAAAATTACACAATGGGTTGCTGTGAATAAGCAAGTTGTTATTGCTGGGCATACGCATAGACCTACGAGTCCATCCGAAGATGAAGTACAATATTTTAATGAGGGAAGCTGTGTTCACCCAAACTGCATAACTACAATTGAAATCTGTGACTCGGAAATAACGCTTGTTAAATGGGGCATAAAAACAAAGGAAGACAGATCGCTTTTTGTATCAAGAGAAGTAATTGCGGCACCAAAAAAAATTATAAATTTAAAAAATCATCCCAGAACATAAAATAACTGCAAAACTTCGGTTCAAATTAATTTTATATATAAATAATATAATTTTGTAAAAATTAAAAAAAGTTCCATTAGTTCTTCCTAGGCATATTATATAATAAAAATTACTAGGGGGAACCCAATATGCACAGACAGGGTTATGAAAATAACATAGATAATGATCTGCAAGATACATTCAGAAAACTTTGGGAACAGCATATTTTATGGACGAGATCATTCATCATTAGTACTGCTGAAGGATTAAAGGACTTAGACGTTGTAACTAAAAGATTACTTCGGAATCCAGAAGATTTCGCAAATGTTTTTAAAAGATTTTACGGTGAGCAGGTTGCAGATGAGTTTAAACGGCTTTTTGAACAGCACCTGCTTATTGCCGCGGATTTGGTTAACAGCGCAAAAGCAGGTAATAGGCGAGAAGTTGAAGAAAACAGAGCTAAGTGGTATGCCAATGCCGACAATATAGCCGTATTTCTTTCAAGAATAAATCCAAACTGGAGCAGACGCGAATGGCAGGATATGCTTTACAGTCACCTAAGGATGACTGAAATGGAAGCTGTAAGACGCTTAAACGGACAGTATGCTGATGATGTAAGTATTTATGATGATATTGAAGATCAAGCATTAAAAATGGCGGATTATATGTATCGTGGTATAAGCAGACAGTTTGGGGCTTAACAAAAATTTAGAGGCTGCAGCCTCTATTTTTTATGTACGATTGACATAAATTAAAGGATTTGGTAAAGTTAAAAAGAAAGGAAAAGATCATTATGATGACAAAAGATTTATTTATTAAAAAGCTTCAGGATATTCAAAACAACCATAAAACAGTGTATATGAGGGGCGTATACGGGGCGCCGGTCACCGAAGACATAATAAGCTATAAAACTGACCAATATCCGAATTGGTATTCAAGTGAGAGACAGATTACTCTTCGAAACCTAATTGGAAAAGGCTTTTTTGGTTTTGACTGCGTTTGCCTTATTAAAGGCGTTCTTTGGGGGTGGAATGGTGATGATACACAGGAATATGGGGGAGCAGAATACGAATCGAATGGTGTTCCCGATATTAATGCTGATACAATGATAACGAAGTGCGAAGAAGTAACTGAAGACTTTTCAAAAATTGAAGCAGGAGAGGCATTATGGTGCAACGGTCATATAGGAGTGTACATAGGAGATGGCAAAGCTGTCGAATGCACTTCAAGATGGTCTAGTAATGTGCAGGTGACTGCAGTTGGCAACATAGGGACAGTTGAAGGACTGAACACCAGAGTTTGGATAAAGCACGGAAAACTTCCGTATATTATGTATTAATAGTTAAACAGTTTGATAGTGAAAAACCGGAATAAACTTATTATTCCGGTTTTTAATATCCATATTTGATTGATTAGTCGTAAGGTTTTACTTATTTACCGCTTTTTTAATAGCAGGGAAGATAAGTAAAGCGATAAATCCTCCGATCAGTGCGGTTAATAATTGAGGATAGGAAAACATAACGCTTAGTGTCTGCAGCTGCTTGGGTTTAAGCGAAACTAGAGCGGGTAAAAGTTTAACAACGCCAAGGTAGAGAACGATAAATTTTGCAATTGCCCCTAAAACTATACCGCTGATTTGGATTCCATATCGTTTACCGCCTGAATTTTTAAGAGATTTATTTAAAATTATTGTTGTAATAATTACGATAGTCATATTACCGATCATAATAAACGGGATAAGAAATGGCTGAGGTGATATTCCTAAAAAATAGGCGAAAACAGGCGATATTAAAGCAACGGTCAGTCCAGAACTCAGTCCCGCTGTTAATCCGCCTACAATAAGAATAAGATTTACTAATGAGCCGGTGACATATTGGCCAAAACTTTTTGTTACAGCCTGAAAAACAATTAAAAGAGCAATAAATATTGCTGTTCTTGTTATCCATTGGATTTTTTTGTTCATATTATTCCCTCCATGTTGAATATAAAAAGTTGTTAATATATAATGAGAGTGCTTTTAAAGCTGCTCTGATTATTGATTATAGAGATAAAAGAGGTTAGAAAATGAATAATGTTATTTTTTCGAAAACAGATGTCAGTATATTCGGGGAAGGTGTAAAGTTATCAAACGGAGTTTTGGAACTTAAAGTTCCAAACGGAATAGGCCCGAGGATACTTCATTTTGGTTTAGAAGGCGGAGAAAATATATTTTTTGAAGATTTACACGATGAAATATCAAACAACAGCCCTGAATTCAAAAAATTCGGTGATAAGGGCCATTGGCATATTTACGGCGGACATAGGCTATGGACAAGCCCTGAAATTCTACCGCGTACATATTATCCAGACAACAGACCTGTTAAAATTGAACAGTTGGAAACTGGTGTTAGGATTATTCAGGAACAGCAGAGTTATACAAATCTGCAGTTATCTATTGAGGCAAGGTTCACAGGCGAAAATGAAGTTACTGTTGACCATATGATTACTAATATAGGGGCTTGGCCAGTTAAACTTGCGCCCTGGAGCCTTTCTGTAATGAGTGAAGGTGGTTTAGAGGTAATTCCTTTTTACGGCGAAGATACAGGATTTTTGCCAAATAGAAGCTTAGTTATGTGGCCCTATTCTAAATTTACAGATGACAGGGTTTACATAGGTGATAAATATATCACTCTTAAACAGGATAAAACGGCAAAGGATCCTTTCAAAGTTGGACTAGCGACAGAATGCGGATGGGCTGCATATTTTAATCGCGGATATCTGTTTATCAAAAAGTCTAAAGTAATTAAGAATGCCGAATATCCGGATTTTGGATGCAGCTATGAAACATATACGAACAATGTCATGGTTGAAATGGAAACTTTATCGCCGCTACAGATAATTGATCCTGAAAAAACTATTACCCATAGGGAAGTCTGGAAGCTATATAAATGCGAAAGGCCGGATGCAAAAGACGAAACATTGATTGATAAAATAATAACACAACATCTTTAATAAGTAAAGCAGCCTAGAAGGCTGCTTTTTCAATGTCATTTAATTATCTATATTAGTTATAGTATAAGTCAATATTTTGTGTTTTTTCATTTTTTGGTTTATTATAAACGAAGGTGTAAATCCGGCAAAAAGCAATAAGAAGGCACCGGCGGCTCTAATATTTTCAGTAAAACCTAAAACAGTACAGATTATATAACCTAAAACAAGCATTATGATTGGAAAAATATACATCATAAATGCGAGGGTCAGTATTACTTTTGAACTGCTTTCGATTACAACTCT
Above is a genomic segment from Bacillota bacterium containing:
- a CDS encoding ECF transporter S component, which encodes MNKKIQWITRTAIFIALLIVFQAVTKSFGQYVTGSLVNLILIVGGLTAGLSSGLTVALISPVFAYFLGISPQPFLIPFIMIGNMTIVIITTIILNKSLKNSGGKRYGIQISGIVLGAIAKFIVLYLGVVKLLPALVSLKPKQLQTLSVMFSYPQLLTALIGGFIALLIFPAIKKAVNK
- a CDS encoding metallophosphoesterase family protein gives rise to the protein MSTFNRLSQIFRTADIIPFDDSSKIVLISDCHRGDGSWVDDFGHNKNIYYSAIKYYYNEGFTYIDLGDSDELWKNKKFSDISNIYNDVFELLHKFYAAGRYYMIYGNHDMIKRDQHFVEQNLYRYYNSEHDTFEPLFENIKVHEGLILKHLETNIKILLIHGHQGDLLDDVFWWFGRFLVRYMWRRLEFFGLKDPTSAAKNYAKKRKVERKITQWVAVNKQVVIAGHTHRPTSPSEDEVQYFNEGSCVHPNCITTIEICDSEITLVKWGIKTKEDRSLFVSREVIAAPKKIINLKNHPRT
- a CDS encoding acetylglutamate kinase, yielding MHRQGYENNIDNDLQDTFRKLWEQHILWTRSFIISTAEGLKDLDVVTKRLLRNPEDFANVFKRFYGEQVADEFKRLFEQHLLIAADLVNSAKAGNRREVEENRAKWYANADNIAVFLSRINPNWSRREWQDMLYSHLRMTEMEAVRRLNGQYADDVSIYDDIEDQALKMADYMYRGISRQFGA
- a CDS encoding SoxR reducing system RseC family protein, producing MQQYAFVTKTDGAVAALNIYRSSACGEGCGQNCSICGSVKPIEAYAKNTVGAKIGDRVVIESSSKVILTLAFMMYIFPIIMLVLGYIICTVLGFTENIRAAGAFLLLFAGFTPSFIINQKMKKHKILTYTITNIDN